Proteins co-encoded in one Aerococcaceae bacterium DSM 111021 genomic window:
- a CDS encoding NADP-dependent malic enzyme, translating to MSEELGGKIEVTPKVAITNMEELSVAYTPGVAAVSSAIAQNKEAVYKYTSKRNLVAVVTDGSAVLGLGNIGPEAAIPVMEGKAALFKVFAGVDAVPISLDTQDVEEIISHVKAIAPSFGGINLEDISAPRCFEIERRLKEELDIPVFHDDQHGTAIVVLGALYNALKVADKQIDKVKVVVNGGGAAGTAITDKLLKAGVQHVVVCDIDGIISSDNPELAERHQDLAGRTNKEKLQGTLEDALVGADVFVGVSAPGVLKKEWIASMNDKSIIFAMANPTPEIMPDEAKEGGAFIVATGRSDFPNQINNVLAFPGIFRGALDARARDITDEMQIAAAQGIARVIPDEELSIENIIPDAFNPKVAEIVADSVRNAVK from the coding sequence ATGAGCGAAGAATTAGGCGGTAAGATTGAAGTTACTCCAAAAGTTGCGATTACTAACATGGAAGAGTTATCAGTTGCGTATACACCAGGTGTGGCGGCCGTGAGTTCGGCGATTGCCCAAAATAAAGAGGCTGTTTATAAGTATACGTCGAAGCGTAACTTGGTTGCGGTTGTGACCGATGGCTCGGCTGTATTAGGCTTAGGTAATATTGGACCTGAAGCTGCGATTCCAGTGATGGAAGGGAAAGCTGCCTTGTTCAAAGTGTTCGCAGGTGTGGATGCTGTTCCAATTTCATTAGACACGCAAGATGTTGAAGAGATTATCTCACATGTTAAGGCAATCGCACCTTCATTTGGAGGTATTAACTTAGAAGATATTTCTGCACCGCGCTGTTTTGAAATTGAGAGACGTTTGAAAGAAGAACTAGATATTCCAGTATTCCACGACGACCAACATGGAACAGCGATTGTTGTTTTAGGCGCTTTATACAATGCGTTGAAAGTCGCAGATAAACAAATAGACAAAGTGAAAGTTGTTGTAAATGGCGGGGGAGCAGCCGGAACGGCGATTACCGATAAATTATTAAAAGCTGGCGTTCAACATGTTGTTGTATGTGATATTGATGGAATTATCTCTTCAGATAATCCTGAATTGGCTGAACGTCATCAAGACCTCGCAGGTCGCACAAATAAAGAAAAGCTTCAAGGAACTTTAGAAGATGCTTTAGTTGGGGCGGATGTGTTTGTAGGAGTGTCAGCTCCAGGTGTATTGAAGAAAGAATGGATTGCATCTATGAACGACAAGTCAATCATCTTTGCGATGGCAAATCCAACACCTGAAATTATGCCAGATGAAGCGAAAGAGGGCGGTGCTTTCATCGTCGCAACAGGACGAAGTGACTTCCCAAACCAAATTAATAATGTTCTCGCATTTCCTGGGATTTTCCGCGGTGCTCTAGATGCCCGTGCCCGTGATATTACCGATGAGATGCAGATTGCGGCGGCACAAGGAATTGCTCGGGTGATTCCAGATGAGGAATTAAGTATTGAAAATATTATACCTGATGCCTTTAATCCAAAAGTGGCAGAAATTGTTGCGGATAGTGTACGCAATGCGGTTAAATAA